In Paenibacillus sp. FSL R7-0345, a single window of DNA contains:
- a CDS encoding sigma-70 family RNA polymerase sigma factor — translation MLATSQEHLHDKEQVEAVVAQVQLGNREIYAWIVGQFQQPLYRYCCRMLGNQQDAEDAVQDILVKAYQSIGKYRQEVSFSAWLYRIAGNHCLNLLRRRRMQERILRLFRPETVSESAEQRMEARIFSPDLGAALALLSPEERNILVLRVFEELTFQEMGQILGSSPNALHKRMERIKRKVRNTMKTEEGISWNEPESIAGTKI, via the coding sequence GTGCTGGCAACGTCACAGGAGCATTTGCACGATAAGGAGCAGGTGGAGGCTGTAGTCGCGCAGGTCCAGCTGGGCAACAGGGAAATCTATGCCTGGATCGTCGGACAGTTTCAGCAGCCGTTGTACCGTTACTGCTGCCGTATGCTGGGTAATCAGCAGGATGCTGAGGATGCAGTGCAGGATATTTTGGTTAAAGCCTACCAGTCTATCGGGAAGTACAGGCAGGAGGTCAGCTTTTCCGCCTGGCTGTACCGGATTGCGGGCAATCATTGTCTGAATCTGCTGCGCCGGCGGCGGATGCAGGAGCGTATCCTGCGCCTGTTCCGGCCGGAGACGGTGAGCGAAAGTGCGGAGCAGCGAATGGAAGCGCGGATATTCAGTCCGGATCTGGGCGCGGCACTCGCGTTATTGTCACCGGAGGAACGGAATATTCTGGTGCTGCGGGTTTTTGAGGAGTTGACCTTTCAGGAGATGGGTCAGATTCTCGGCAGCAGTCCAAATGCGCTGCATAAGCGGATGGAACGCATTAAGCGAAAGGTCAGGAATACGATGAAGACAGAGGAGGGGATCTCTTGGAACGAGCCGGAATCCATAGCGGGTACCAAGATATAA